GTCCAATAGGACTTCTAATTGCTCAACAATGCGTACCTGTTCATTATATGGAGGTAATGCTACTAAATATTTTTTAATTTCACCCATACCCAAATCAGGAACACCAATGGATTGTCTTGCCTTTATTGAATGGAGTAGTATCTGAGGACTTTCCAAATAATAACGAATATATGGAGCATAAACCAAAAGTGGACGAACAACGCAACATGAGTATGACACTAAGAATTCTCTGTCTATTTCTACCAATCTTGCTTTTCCTAATGCGGCACCAATTCTAGAGTAAATAATATCATGTTTCTTCGGTAAAGCCTTTCTGGACAACCTTTCAAAATCTGCTCTTGAAATATATTTGACATTTTGAGTGTAGTTTATTGTTCCATCATCCAACAAATCTTTTGCAGACAGAAAAAGTACACCTACGTCAGAAGATACAGATTTCGGCATATTGTGATCAATATCTCCAATCAAGCTACATATATTTTTCAGACGAGTCCATGTCCAGTTTTCCGGTATTTCAAAAGGAATTTCATCATCAATGCAAACTTCCTCTGAACCACGCTTTTCATAATGAGAATTATCCCTTCTGAAAATAACGGATTCGTGCTTGTCTTTTTTTATTTTTCCTTCAGCTATTAACTTTTGCTTTTCTGCACGAATACGTTCCAGGAGAACAGATGCTGGTTCATCTGATGGATTCTGTGGAACAAGTTTTCCTTGAACTGCCTCCTGTAAGATAGATTTTTTTATTCTATCAGGGAAAGCATTGTTTAGAGATTCTGTTTCAGAATATGTAGTACTGTAAGTATCAACATAAGGCAATATTTTTTTGAGCCTTTTAATAATACGTTTTTGCTCCTCTTCAGGTGGAACTGGTATAAGTGCTCGATATAGTTTAGCATCATTAATTGCAGGATAGGCAACGCCTTTGGCATTGTCAGTGCTATTTGCGTATGCATCGAAGTCTGGTGACATCAAATAATAAAACAGGAATTTATTGTAAAAACCAGTGTGACAAGTAAGCGCAGCAAAGCCAGTACTAGCAATAGGTTGATGGCTAAAAGTTCGATTAACAATGCACATATTATGCAGATATGGACGCACAGTAGAATAAAGAATATCACCAATAGCAACAATTTTTCTTGCCCTTGATGGTGCTTTATCTGCAGTGATAATAAATTCTTTATCATTAAGTTTTTGATTTTTGTTATCAATAGATCCAATATCTATATAACAAAAATCATCTATCGGTTTCATTTGCCCTCTATTGTAAACAATTTTACCAAGTCTCACCCATTCCCAACTCTCCGGTATCTCAAACGGCACTTCATCCGCAATACATACCGGCTCATTCCTTCCAATCTTCTCATAAGGCAAATTATCAGAAAATAGACATTAAAAACAAATCTGCAATGAAATATAATAAATCCACATTGCTTCCATAAAATCAATTCTACGATAAAGACATACCGTCTAGACAGCTACTTTTTAAGCTCTTACCCAAAAGACATATAATATATAGGCTCAAATGGTGAAAGCGCCCATTTGGGCCTATTATTGT
This Ruminococcus hominis DNA region includes the following protein-coding sequences:
- a CDS encoding restriction endonuclease subunit S, translating into MKPIDDFCYIDIGSIDNKNQKLNDKEFIITADKAPSRARKIVAIGDILYSTVRPYLHNMCIVNRTFSHQPIASTGFAALTCHTGFYNKFLFYYLMSPDFDAYANSTDNAKGVAYPAINDAKLYRALIPVPPEEEQKRIIKRLKKILPYVDTYSTTYSETESLNNAFPDRIKKSILQEAVQGKLVPQNPSDEPASVLLERIRAEKQKLIAEGKIKKDKHESVIFRRDNSHYEKRGSEEVCIDDEIPFEIPENWTWTRLKNICSLIGDIDHNMPKSVSSDVGVLFLSAKDLLDDGTINYTQNVKYISRADFERLSRKALPKKHDIIYSRIGAALGKARLVEIDREFLVSYSCCVVRPLLVYAPYIRYYLESPQILLHSIKARQSIGVPDLGMGEIKKYLVALPPYNEQVRIVEQLEVLLDRCNFKK